The sequence CAACGCTTCTCAAGGCAAACAAATCGTTTCAATTTTCGAATCCCTTCCCATTGAATTCGATATCAATCTTTCCTTCGAAGTATTTCGCCATATCCAAGAATTAGCATTCAACTACGAACTTTCTTCTTACGATGCTTCGTATCTGGAACTATGTATTCGCAAAGGTGCAGGCATGGCTACCCTCGACGAAAAAGTTTCTGCGGTAGCAAAAAAGTTAAAGATAGAAATTTTTAAGTAAGAGACACAAAGTTATAAGAAGACTCAGAGTTTTTTTGGCACACAGAGACACGGAGAACACAGAGCTTTGATTGGCTCACTAAGTCTCCAAATCTTCCCCTCTGCGCCTTAGTGCCTCTGTGTGAAAATATCTTTGTGATTTGTTCTTTCTTACTCTGCGTCTCAGAACCCAGTACTACCGAAGCCGCCTGCTCCCCTTTCAGATTCAGGAAGTTCATTCACTATTTCCCAATCAGTATGCCAGGTGCGGCGGATCAAAAGTTGAGCAATCCTAGTTTTGTCTTCTAAAAGATAAGTTTCTTTTCCCAGATTTAAAAGAGGAACCATAAGTTCTCCTCTGTAATCGGAATCGATTGTACCAGGAGTATTTGGAATTAAGATCTTAAATTTAGTGGAAAATCCAGAACGAGGTCTGATCTCGAAATGAAATCCTTCCGGAATCGCAAAAGAAAGTCCTGTAGGAACTAAAACAACTTCTCCCGCTGGGAGTTCCAAAACGGAATCCAAACATGCGGAAATATCGTAACCTGCAGAACCGGATGTTTTGATCTCCGGCAAAAGTGCCTTCTCTTTTAACTTTTTAACCGGAATTTTCATATTAGTAGGAATAGGATCCGAAAATGGATTTAATTTTTTGTTCTTCTTTAACCTTTAGTTTCGCTAAAACAGAAAGATGTAATTTAGGAAGCGCGAATATTCTTCGGACAGTCTCGTTAATCTCATCTTCCGTTACGGAATGAATCTCTTTAATTCTATTTTCTAAAGAATTATATTTTCCATAGTATAATTCTTGGAAAGCGATATTATTCATTCTGCTTTCAGTATGTTCATATCCGATAGAAAGACTACCTTCATGATTGGTCTTTGCGTCTTGTAATTCTTGGGAAGTAACTCCCTTATCTACAAAAAGTTTAACTTCTTCTAAGATTAATTCCAGACTTTCCGCAAATCTTTCTTTGGACGTGGAACATACAATAGAATTGATCCCTACATCACGATAAGAGGAAGGATAACTTGTGATATGATAACAGAGTCCTTTTTCTTCTCTGACCTTTTGGAATAAACGAGAAGACATCCCCCCGCCTAAAACATGTGTAAGAAGGGAAAGCCTGGTCGCGTCATGAAAATTTCTAGGAAAACCTTCCGCGCCTAAAATAAAATAGGCCTGTTCCGTTTCTTTATTCCCTTTGCGGAAATATCCGAACTCTTTTTTAGGAGTTTCGAATGTTCCTTCTTTTCCTTTTTTAGTGGAATGGGAAAAGTATTTGGAGACCAGATCGAAAACGAATTCAGGCTCGTAATTTCCGGAAAGAGAAAGTATCATATTCTCTGGATGATAATAGGTCTCGTAAAATTTTCGGAGACTGGAAGGAGTCACTCCTCGGATCGAGGCTTCCGTTCCTATAATATCTCTTCCTAAAGAATTTTCCGAAAATAGATTATTATAATAAAAATCGTGGATCGCATCTTCCGGAGAATCTTCGTAACCTTTCATTTCTTCCAAGACAACTTCCGCTTCTGTGCGGATATCCTGATCCCGAAACAGAGGATGGAACATCATATCTGAAAGTAATTCCAACCCGAGTTCCAGATCTCTGGAAGCTAAGGTTGCATGGAAGTAAGTATATTCTCTGGAAGTGGCTGCGTTGGAGTAAGCTCCTACTCTTTCCCAATCTTCCGCTTGTTGTTTTGCAGTTCGCTTTTCAGTGTCTTTGAAAAGCATATGTTCTAGGAAGTGGCAGTAACCGGCGGTTTCCAAAGTTTCAGACCTGGATCCCACTTTTACATACACTCCCATAGACACACTTACGGAATAAGGAGCTCTTTGGAACAGGACTACAAGTCCGTTCCCTAATGTTATTTTATGATTTTTTTCTTCTAGAAAAACCAATGTATTACCCGGCGAAAAAATTTCGCCGGTCTTATTCGTTTTTAAACTTCGAGAGCGTCTCTTCTAGAAAGATCGATCTTACCTGTTTTATCCACGTTCAATACGCGGACACGGATGATCTCTCCTTCTTTGACTACATCTTTAACGGAATTCACGCGCTTGGAATCCAATTTGGAAATATGGCAAAGTCCTTCTTTACCTGGTAGGATCTCCACAAAGGCACCGAAATCGGTGATACGTTTTACTTTACCTTCGTAAATTTTTCCCACTTCTACTTCCGCAAAGAAACCTTCTACCATACCTGCAGCTTTTTCTGCCTGCTCTTGGTTGGCTCCGGCGATCGTCACTTTTCCATCGTCGTCTATATTGATATCCGCACCGGATGCTTCGATGATCCCACGGATATTTTTACCACCAGGACCGATCAGTTCCCCGATACGATCTTTCGGTATATATTTTACGATAATTTTAGGCGCAGTGCGAGAAACTGAATCCGCCGCCTTGGAGATAGATTTTTCCATCACATCCAAGATATGGAAACGAGCTTTTTCTGCCTGAGCAAATACTGCTTCCAGAACGTTAAATGCAACACCGGTCACTTTTAAGTCCATTTGGAATGCAGTGATACCTTTTCTGGTTCCAGCAATCTTACAGTCCATATCACCGAAATGGTCTTCCAATCCTGCGATATCTGATAACACTGCAAATCTTCCGCTCTCGTCTGAGAATAATCCCATTGCGATACCGGAAACTGCGGACTTGATAGGAACACCTGCCGCCATTAGAGCCAATGATCCGGAACATACGGAAGCCATGGAAGAAGATCCATTGGATTCTAAAATTTCGGATACAACTCTGATCACATAAGGGAAATCATCCGGTTTAGGAAGAACCAATTTAAGAGCTCTTTCTGCCAAGTTTCCGTGACCGATCTCTCTACGACCTGGCCCGGAAGATCTTCTTACTTCCCCTACTGAGAATGCAGGGAAGTTATAATGAAGCATGAAGTTCTTCTCTTTCTGCCCTTCCAATGTTTCATAACGTTGGTTGTCAGAAGCAGTTCCAAGAGTTACTGTTCCCAAAGACTGGGTTTGTCCCCTAGTGAATACTGCAGAACCGTGAACTCCGGGAAGAGGGCTCATCTCTACGCTGATATTTCGGATCTCGTCCAACTTTCTTCCGTCGAAACGAACTCCTTCTTTTAATACCTGCTCTCTTACGATCTCATACTCGAGTTCATGTAAGAAGTTTTTGATGTCCTTAATCTTTTCAGACTCGGTTACGGTTTCTTTGAAGTGTTCTACTACTTCTTTGTTTGC is a genomic window of Leptospira neocaledonica containing:
- the pnp gene encoding polyribonucleotide nucleotidyltransferase gives rise to the protein MAKTINGQFGRDSITLETGDWAKQAHGSVVYKTGNLVLLATVCAADEPKEGQDFFPLTCEYSEKVYSVGRFPGGYFKREAKPYEHEVLNSRIIDRPIRPLFPEGYFCEVQLQVTVLSADNEISTAGHALNAASAALTISNIPFNGPIAGARVGRINGELVINPGNKELQNSDLDLVVAGTKTHIVMIEGEAKELSNSEMLEALKFAHQHIAKFVELQESWAKELAVVKKEVKLRVKDETLLGEVRKYAFDKVSAANKTADKASRNKEISNANKEVVEHFKETVTESEKIKDIKNFLHELEYEIVREQVLKEGVRFDGRKLDEIRNISVEMSPLPGVHGSAVFTRGQTQSLGTVTLGTASDNQRYETLEGQKEKNFMLHYNFPAFSVGEVRRSSGPGRREIGHGNLAERALKLVLPKPDDFPYVIRVVSEILESNGSSSMASVCSGSLALMAAGVPIKSAVSGIAMGLFSDESGRFAVLSDIAGLEDHFGDMDCKIAGTRKGITAFQMDLKVTGVAFNVLEAVFAQAEKARFHILDVMEKSISKAADSVSRTAPKIIVKYIPKDRIGELIGPGGKNIRGIIEASGADINIDDDGKVTIAGANQEQAEKAAGMVEGFFAEVEVGKIYEGKVKRITDFGAFVEILPGKEGLCHISKLDSKRVNSVKDVVKEGEIIRVRVLNVDKTGKIDLSRRDALEV
- a CDS encoding M16 family metallopeptidase, which produces MVFLEEKNHKITLGNGLVVLFQRAPYSVSVSMGVYVKVGSRSETLETAGYCHFLEHMLFKDTEKRTAKQQAEDWERVGAYSNAATSREYTYFHATLASRDLELGLELLSDMMFHPLFRDQDIRTEAEVVLEEMKGYEDSPEDAIHDFYYNNLFSENSLGRDIIGTEASIRGVTPSSLRKFYETYYHPENMILSLSGNYEPEFVFDLVSKYFSHSTKKGKEGTFETPKKEFGYFRKGNKETEQAYFILGAEGFPRNFHDATRLSLLTHVLGGGMSSRLFQKVREEKGLCYHITSYPSSYRDVGINSIVCSTSKERFAESLELILEEVKLFVDKGVTSQELQDAKTNHEGSLSIGYEHTESRMNNIAFQELYYGKYNSLENRIKEIHSVTEDEINETVRRIFALPKLHLSVLAKLKVKEEQKIKSIFGSYSY
- the dut gene encoding dUTP diphosphatase, encoding MKIPVKKLKEKALLPEIKTSGSAGYDISACLDSVLELPAGEVVLVPTGLSFAIPEGFHFEIRPRSGFSTKFKILIPNTPGTIDSDYRGELMVPLLNLGKETYLLEDKTRIAQLLIRRTWHTDWEIVNELPESERGAGGFGSTGF
- a CDS encoding type II toxin-antitoxin system VapC family toxin, encoding MVKLWVLDCSLAAASFLPDEKSPKADQFLQSIGKTVRAVVPSLWWYEFNNVLLVSKRRKRINASQGKQIVSIFESLPIEFDINLSFEVFRHIQELAFNYELSSYDASYLELCIRKGAGMATLDEKVSAVAKKLKIEIFK